In Corynebacterium guangdongense, one DNA window encodes the following:
- the mnmA gene encoding tRNA 2-thiouridine(34) synthase MnmA → MRVLAAMSGGVDSSVAAARAVAAGHEVIGVHLALSQDAQQTRETARGCCSLEDSADARRVCDKLGIPFYVWDFSDRFKEEVIGDFIDSYAVGETPNPCLRCNEKIKFSALLERGIALGFDAVATGHYAVLDSDGHLRRSPDDKKDQSYVLGVLSRQDLDHCLFPVGDTEKPKIREEAAAYGFSTAAKPDSYDICFIPDGNTQAFLGRSIGLRPGMIVDQDGTELREHDGAWNYTIGQRKGLDIKTPAADGRPRYVTDIDAATGTVTVGPREALAVSRIEADRLKFLHPDMDGQLRCEVQVRAHGSVVGCTVSVDKQADRMVLDLDEPLHGVARGQAAVLYLPTDDGLGDIVLGSGTICGTD, encoded by the coding sequence ATGCGCGTACTTGCAGCGATGAGCGGCGGCGTCGACTCGTCCGTGGCCGCGGCCCGCGCCGTGGCGGCCGGGCACGAGGTCATCGGCGTCCACCTGGCGCTGAGCCAGGACGCCCAGCAGACCAGGGAAACCGCCCGCGGCTGCTGCTCCCTGGAGGACTCCGCCGACGCGCGCCGCGTCTGTGACAAGCTCGGCATCCCCTTCTACGTGTGGGACTTCTCTGACCGCTTCAAAGAGGAGGTGATCGGTGACTTCATCGACTCCTACGCCGTCGGCGAGACCCCGAACCCCTGCCTGCGCTGCAATGAGAAGATCAAGTTCTCCGCACTGCTCGAGCGCGGCATCGCCCTGGGCTTCGACGCGGTGGCCACCGGCCATTACGCCGTGCTCGACTCCGACGGCCACCTGCGCCGCTCCCCGGACGACAAGAAGGACCAGTCCTACGTGCTCGGCGTGCTGAGCAGGCAGGACCTCGACCACTGCCTTTTCCCGGTCGGTGACACCGAGAAGCCGAAGATCCGCGAGGAAGCCGCCGCCTACGGCTTCTCGACGGCCGCCAAGCCCGACTCCTACGACATCTGCTTCATCCCCGACGGCAACACCCAGGCCTTCCTCGGCCGCTCCATCGGCCTGCGCCCGGGCATGATCGTCGACCAGGACGGCACCGAACTACGTGAGCACGACGGCGCCTGGAACTACACCATCGGCCAGCGCAAGGGCCTGGACATCAAGACCCCGGCCGCCGACGGCCGACCCCGCTACGTCACCGACATCGACGCCGCCACCGGCACCGTCACCGTCGGCCCGCGCGAGGCCCTGGCCGTGAGCCGCATCGAGGCCGACCGCCTCAAGTTCCTTCACCCGGACATGGACGGGCAGCTCCGCTGCGAGGTCCAGGTCCGGGCCCACGGCTCGGTGGTGGGCTGTACGGTGAGCGTCGACAAGCAGGCGGACCGCATGGTCCTCGACCTGGACGAGCCGCTGCACGGCGTGGCCCGCGGCCAGGCCGCGGTGCTCTACCTGCCGACCGACGACGGGCTCGGCGACATCGTGCTGGGTTCCGGCACCATCTGCGGCACCGACTAA
- a CDS encoding cysteine desulfurase family protein encodes MHYFDHAATTPMRQAAIDAWVRHSQAVNPGGQYGSGRRARSVLDDAREQIAGIMGAEPIEVIFTASGTEADNIAIHGLYRASELSRIVSTPIEHPAVKEVVEHLVAEEGAEAVLLPVDRHSHVSDLSALDVPAAVATCMYANNETGAIQPIPEIIARAAAVGTPVHVDAVQAVGRVPIHFHDLGATTLASSAHKYGGPRGVGFLLAKRSPAPTAILHGGGQERGIRPGTVDVASAAAMAAALQEAVDEMVAANGRISALRDELRERILAAVDDVRVNTAEPALPGHLHLSFPGADGDSMIMLLDSLGVEAATGSACSSGVSRMSHVLEAMGVADAEGIGSLRFTLGRTTTAEDVEYLAAHIAEVVEKARRAGLR; translated from the coding sequence ATGCATTATTTCGATCACGCCGCCACCACCCCGATGCGCCAGGCCGCCATCGACGCCTGGGTGAGGCACTCCCAGGCCGTCAACCCGGGCGGCCAGTACGGTTCCGGCCGCCGGGCCCGCAGCGTGCTTGACGACGCCCGCGAGCAGATCGCGGGGATCATGGGCGCCGAGCCCATCGAGGTCATCTTCACCGCCTCGGGCACGGAGGCGGACAACATCGCCATCCACGGCCTCTACCGGGCCTCGGAACTGAGCCGGATCGTCTCGACCCCGATCGAGCACCCGGCGGTCAAGGAGGTCGTGGAGCACCTCGTCGCTGAGGAGGGCGCCGAGGCCGTGCTCCTGCCGGTCGACCGGCACTCCCACGTCAGCGACCTCTCCGCCCTCGACGTCCCGGCGGCGGTGGCGACGTGCATGTACGCCAACAACGAGACCGGCGCCATCCAGCCGATCCCGGAGATCATCGCGCGCGCCGCGGCCGTCGGCACGCCGGTGCACGTCGACGCCGTCCAGGCGGTGGGCCGCGTCCCAATCCATTTCCACGACCTCGGCGCCACGACGCTGGCCTCCTCCGCCCACAAGTACGGCGGCCCGCGCGGAGTCGGCTTCCTGCTGGCCAAGCGCTCGCCGGCGCCGACGGCGATCCTGCACGGCGGGGGACAGGAGCGCGGCATCCGCCCGGGCACCGTCGACGTCGCCTCGGCCGCCGCCATGGCCGCCGCGCTGCAGGAGGCGGTCGACGAGATGGTGGCCGCCAACGGGCGCATCAGCGCCCTGCGCGACGAACTGCGCGAGCGCATCCTCGCCGCCGTCGACGACGTCCGCGTCAACACCGCCGAGCCCGCCCTGCCCGGCCACCTGCACCTGTCCTTCCCGGGCGCGGACGGCGACTCCATGATCATGCTGCTCGACTCCCTCGGCGTCGAGGCCGCCACCGGATCCGCCTGCAGCTCCGGGGTCAGCCGCATGAGCCACGTGCTCGAGGCCATGGGCGTCGCCGACGCCGAGGGCATCGGCTCGCTGCGCTTCACCCTGGGCCGGACCACCACCGCCGAGGACGTTGAGTACCTGGCGGCGCACATCGCCGAGGTCGTGGAGAAGGCCCGCCGCGCGGGTCTGCGCTGA
- a CDS encoding electron transfer flavoprotein subunit beta/FixA family protein, protein MPSIVVLVKHVPDTWSVKNLEADHTLDRVNVDSVIDEVNEYAVEQALRIREANGEGWQVIAATMGADSADESLRKALSMGVDDAVRLTDDALAGSDAIATAWALTNLLDTVEDLQLIVTGRSSSDGDTGLLPGLLAEYRQIPALTGLNAVAVSGTTVTGTRVDARGEWSLEAQLPALVSVTDKADNPRYPNFKKIKAAKAHEITVHDLAAIGVDAAQVGLDASATRVQSAAKLPERTSGEIIQGGADPKAAAVQIADFLAARGLI, encoded by the coding sequence ATGCCCAGCATCGTCGTGCTCGTCAAGCACGTTCCCGACACCTGGTCCGTCAAGAACCTGGAGGCCGACCACACGCTTGACCGCGTCAACGTCGACTCCGTCATCGACGAGGTCAATGAATACGCCGTCGAGCAGGCTCTCCGCATCAGGGAGGCCAACGGGGAGGGCTGGCAGGTCATCGCGGCGACGATGGGCGCCGATAGTGCCGACGAGTCCCTGCGCAAGGCGCTGTCCATGGGCGTCGACGACGCCGTGCGGCTGACCGACGACGCGCTCGCCGGTTCGGACGCCATCGCCACCGCCTGGGCGCTGACCAACCTGCTCGATACCGTCGAGGATCTGCAGCTGATCGTCACCGGCCGCTCCTCCTCCGACGGCGACACCGGCCTGCTGCCGGGCCTGCTCGCCGAGTACCGCCAGATCCCGGCCCTGACCGGCCTGAACGCCGTCGCCGTCTCGGGGACCACCGTCACCGGCACCCGCGTCGACGCGCGCGGCGAATGGAGCCTGGAGGCGCAGCTGCCGGCTCTGGTCTCCGTCACCGACAAGGCCGACAACCCGCGCTACCCCAACTTCAAGAAGATCAAGGCCGCCAAGGCCCACGAGATCACCGTCCACGACCTGGCCGCCATCGGCGTCGACGCCGCCCAGGTCGGCCTCGACGCCTCGGCCACCCGGGTCCAGTCCGCAGCGAAGCTGCCCGAGCGCACCTCCGGCGAAATCATCCAGGGCGGCGCCGATCCGAAGGCCGCCGCCGTCCAGATCGCCGATTTCCTCGCCGCCCGCGGCCTCATCTAA
- a CDS encoding spermidine synthase, translating into MARKRTTRRGHRAADPSILGTYDIATGVAEVREDEFRPGAYVLHVNGVPSSHIVPGQPRELDFEYMRWIAAMVEEIVAERLDPARLRVTHLGGAACSLARYFADMWPASRHTVVELDATLADYVRAWFDIPRSPTVRIRAGEARAVTETFAPDSRDVLIRDVFAGDATPRPLTTVEFFRRVSASLAPGGLYVANCGDHADLAGAKAELAGMAEVFEHVAVIADPPMLKGRRYGNIILVASDAELPVEGSPGAARVAKPLLAGAVPAHYKDERWTRAFFSGAVPRTD; encoded by the coding sequence ATGGCACGAAAGCGAACCACCCGACGAGGGCACCGCGCGGCGGATCCGTCGATCCTCGGCACCTACGACATCGCCACCGGCGTCGCCGAGGTGCGGGAGGACGAGTTCCGGCCCGGCGCCTACGTCCTCCACGTCAACGGGGTACCTTCCTCGCATATCGTCCCGGGTCAACCCAGGGAGCTTGATTTTGAGTACATGCGGTGGATCGCGGCGATGGTCGAGGAGATCGTCGCCGAGCGGCTGGATCCGGCCCGCCTGCGGGTGACCCACCTGGGCGGCGCGGCCTGCTCGCTGGCCCGCTACTTCGCGGACATGTGGCCGGCCTCCCGGCACACGGTCGTCGAGCTCGACGCCACCCTGGCCGACTACGTCCGCGCCTGGTTCGACATCCCCCGCTCCCCGACCGTCAGGATCCGCGCCGGGGAGGCCCGCGCCGTCACCGAGACCTTCGCTCCGGACTCGCGGGACGTGCTCATCCGCGACGTCTTCGCCGGTGACGCCACGCCCAGGCCCCTGACCACGGTCGAGTTCTTCCGCCGGGTGTCGGCCTCCCTCGCCCCGGGCGGGCTCTACGTCGCCAACTGTGGCGACCACGCCGACCTCGCCGGGGCGAAGGCGGAGCTGGCGGGCATGGCCGAGGTCTTCGAGCACGTCGCGGTCATCGCCGATCCGCCAATGCTCAAGGGGCGGCGCTACGGCAACATCATCCTCGTCGCCTCGGACGCCGAGCTGCCGGTCGAGGGTTCGCCGGGGGCGGCGCGCGTCGCCAAGCCCCTGCTCGCGGGCGCGGTCCCGGCCCACTACAAGGACGAGCGCTGGACGCGGGCCTTCTTCTCGGGCGCTGTCCCGAGGACTGACTGA
- a CDS encoding electron transfer flavoprotein subunit alpha/FixB family protein — translation MSHVYVLVEHSRGQLAPVTAELITAARPLGVVSAVVVGAPGTAGPLATELGQLGAEQVIDASAADYAQRLITPEVDALHALGAANPAPIVIAASDTGNEIAGRLGARLASGVLANVVEITAERTARHQIFGGTYETLAAAGGAAPIFTLRPGSVTPQPQAAAGALAPMELPAATAKDVTVTSFTPAVAGDRPELTQAKAVVAGGRGVGSAEGFTEVVEPLADALGAAVGATRDATDEGWYDHAFQIGQTGENVSPDLYIGVGVSGAIQHTSGMQTAGTIVVINQDGDEPFFKIADLGVVGDLHEIVPALTEELRSRS, via the coding sequence ATGTCCCACGTTTACGTCCTGGTCGAGCACTCCCGCGGCCAGCTCGCTCCCGTCACCGCCGAACTGATCACCGCCGCCCGCCCGCTGGGCGTCGTCTCCGCCGTCGTCGTCGGCGCGCCGGGCACCGCCGGGCCGCTGGCCACCGAGCTGGGCCAGCTGGGCGCTGAGCAGGTCATCGACGCCTCCGCCGCCGACTACGCCCAGCGCCTGATCACCCCCGAGGTCGACGCCCTGCACGCCCTCGGCGCGGCCAACCCGGCGCCGATCGTCATCGCCGCCTCCGACACCGGCAACGAGATCGCCGGCCGGCTCGGCGCGCGCCTGGCCTCCGGTGTGCTGGCCAACGTCGTCGAGATCACCGCCGAGCGCACCGCCCGCCACCAGATCTTCGGCGGCACCTACGAGACCCTCGCCGCCGCGGGCGGCGCCGCCCCGATCTTCACCCTCCGCCCGGGCAGCGTCACGCCGCAGCCGCAGGCCGCCGCGGGCGCCCTGGCGCCGATGGAGCTGCCCGCCGCCACCGCCAAGGACGTCACGGTCACCTCCTTCACCCCGGCCGTGGCTGGTGACCGTCCCGAGCTCACCCAGGCCAAGGCCGTCGTGGCCGGTGGCCGCGGCGTCGGCTCTGCGGAGGGCTTCACCGAGGTCGTCGAGCCGCTGGCCGACGCCCTGGGCGCCGCCGTCGGCGCCACCCGCGACGCCACCGACGAGGGCTGGTACGACCACGCCTTCCAGATCGGGCAGACCGGCGAGAACGTCTCCCCGGACCTCTACATCGGCGTCGGCGTCTCCGGCGCCATCCAGCACACCTCCGGCATGCAGACCGCCGGCACCATTGTCGTCATCAACCAGGACGGCGACGAGCCGTTCTTCAAGATCGCCGACCTCGGCGTCGTCGGTGACCTCCACGAGATCGTCCCGGCCCTGACCGAGGAGCTGCGCTCCCGCTCCTAG